The Mytilus trossulus isolate FHL-02 chromosome 13, PNRI_Mtr1.1.1.hap1, whole genome shotgun sequence genome has a segment encoding these proteins:
- the LOC134694475 gene encoding uncharacterized protein LOC134694475, which translates to MDISRLKSLRAGNKAAVTKVFNKLEDAIVDTPLDPEEICTLLEAIEKKKKTLANIDEQILNTVDSEGITDEIIETDEYYLELESKIRKYKKFLKPVATATSSILDSNAQEFIPNSHSNPFTHSSRELSQTSSTSSQNHRLPKLTLPNFSGDILEWQFFWDSFESTIHHNSTLSDIQKFSYLKSLLQSDAANVVSGLTMTNPNYYKAIELLTNRYGQTHKIINAYMRSLLDMPVPDERLESLRAFYDKSEAYIRGLESLGQCQEMFGSLLIPVILGKLPPDFRKNITRENGSDDWNIQKLRDAICRELSIQESGHNEYMYQPPTANHTANFVASVKKDFSKQGKTSKSQGMKKTINSAQRKRACTFCEGDHFSNDYTDVAEHERRIVIIKEKKLCFNCFGTHKVSDCRSKYDCRICHRKHHTSICKKNTTQQSEDKDTTETSMLYTSASQETSTVLLKTAVAQVMSVNNTAEANILFDEGAQRSFITADIATKLNVQKEGSENLNIVSFGNKTSGIRNLDKTTVQLKANNGEIIPLKVLIVPSIASPLQSQSRKITQGLHYLHGLSLAHPVTDAESFELTLLIGADFYWNIVQDKVIRGNGPTAVSSKLGYLLSGPIPVKNNNQSTSMMNVLISHKQETCDLEKFWKLESLGIDEKEVDTQLIDVMETFAESSITKQNGKYVSKLPWKENCPELPTNKEIVKRRTENLIRRISKDKEMFRMYGDIISDQERRGFIEEVSDETLTENRIHYIPHHAVKKYSTTTPIRIVYNCSCKANSYSASLNDCLAEYPPMMNDLTTIWTRFRMEKYAVTADIEKAFLHIELDENDRDVTRFFWLQNPNNPNSPLITYRFKVVLFGATCSPFILSATLMKHFKENPSNTSSELLKNIYVDNILTSFPDEPSLLKFYT; encoded by the coding sequence ATGGACATAAGCAGATTAAAATCGTTGAGAGCGGGGAACAAAGCAGCGGTGACGAAAGTTTTTAACAAGCTGGAGGACGCCATCGTTGATACGCCTTTAGACCCGGAGGAAATATGTACATTATTGGAagcaattgaaaagaaaaagaaaactttaGCCAATATCGAcgaacagattttaaatacagtgGACTCGGAGGGAATTACTGATGAAATTATAGAAACAGATGAGTACTATTTAGAGTTAGAaagtaaaattagaaaatacaaaaagttcTTGAAACCCGTCGCCACCGCCACTTCTTCAATTCTAGATAGCAATGCCCAAGAGTTTATACCAAATTCACATTCAAACCCATTTACGCATTCCAGTCGGGAGCTGTCACAGACAAGTTCAACCTCAAGCCAAAACCATCGCTTACCCAAGTTAACGCTACCAAATTTTAGCGGAGATATATTAGAATGGCAATTTTTCTGGGATTCATTTGAATCGACAATTCATCATAACAGTACACTATCCGAcattcagaaattttcatatttgaagtCCTTATTGCAATCAGATGCCGCAAACGTAGTTTCAGGCCTCACCATGACCAACCCAAATTATTACAAGGCTATAGAACTTTTAACAAATCGTTATGGTCAAACCCACAAGATAATCAATGCATACATGAGATCACTTTTGGATATGCCGGTGCCTGATGAGCGTTTAGAGAGTTTAAGAGCATTTTACGATAAGTCCGAGGCATATATCAGAGGTCTAGAGTCATTAGGCCAATGCCAAGAAATGTTTGGTTCATTACTGATTCCAGTTATTCTAGGGAAATTGCCGCCAGATTTCAGGAAAAATATTACACGGGAAAACGGAAGTGATGATTGGAATATACAGAAACTACGAGACGCTATTTGCAGAGAACTTTCAATTCAAGAATCAGGACATAATGAGTACATGTATCAACCGCCGACAGCTAATCACACCGCAAATTTTGTAGCAAGCGTTAAGAAGGATTTTAGCAAACAAGGAAAAACATCGAAGTCTCAaggtatgaaaaaaacaattaattccgCACAAAGAAAACGAGCATGCACATTCTGTGAGGGGGACCACTTTTCCAATGACTACACGGATGTCGCCGAACATGAAAGAAGAATAGtcattattaaagaaaaaaaattgtgttttaattgttttggtaCTCATAAAGTATCAGATTGTCGCTCTAAATACGACTGTAGAATTTGCCACCGTAAGCATCATACATCAATTTGcaagaaaaatacaacacaaCAATCAGAAGATAAGGACACCACAGAAACTTCAATGCTGTACACATCAGCCAGTCAAGAAACTTCAACCGTTTTGCTGAAAACAGCAGTAGCTCAGGTAATGTCGGTGAATAATACAGCAGAGGCAAACATACTTTTCGACGAGGGTGCACAACGGTCTTTTATTACTGCAGACATAGCTACtaaattaaatgtacaaaaagAGGGATCCGAAAATCTGAATATTGTTTCTTTCGGGAATAAAACTAGCGGTATTAGAAATTTAGACAAAACCACGGTACAGTTGAAAGCCAATAATGGAGAGATTATACCTTTAAAAGTACTAATAGTACCCAGCATAGCATCACCGCTTCAGAGCCAGAGTAGAAAAATTACGCAGGGACTTCACTATCTACATGGCTTATCTCTAGCCCACCCCGTTACAGACGCAGAGTCTTTTGAGCTTACTCTTCTAATTGGAGCAGACTTTTATTGGAATATAGTGCAAGATAAAGTAATACGTGGAAATGGTCCGACTGCTGTAAGCTCTAAACTCGGATATTTGTTATCAGGCCCAATTCCAGTCAAAAACAATAACCAGTCAACTTCAATGATGAATGttttgatatctcataaacagGAAACTTGCGATTTAGAGAAATTTTGGAAACTGGAGTCTTTAGGAATTGACGAAAAGGAAGTTGATACGCAATTGATAGATGTCATGGAAACCTTTGCCGAATCGtccattacaaaacaaaatgggAAATATGTGTCCAAACTACCATGGAAAGAAAACTGCCCGGAATTACCAACAAACAAAGAGATCGTCAAAAGAAGAACAGAAAATCTAATACGTCGTATTTCAAAAGACAAAGAAATGTTCCGAATGTATGGAGATATTATATCTGACCAAGAACGGAGAGGTTTCATAGAAGAGGTAAGCGATGAGACTCTTACTGAAAATCGTATTCATTATATACCACATCACGCTGTCAAGAAGTATTCCACAACCACGCCTATACGAATAGTTTATAACTGTAGCTGTAAAGCAAATTCTTACAGCGCTAGTCTCAATGATTGTTTAGCAGAATATCCGCCTATGATGAACGACCTTACTACAATTTGGACACGCTTTAGAATGGAGAAATATGCAGTGACAGCTGATATAGAGAAAGCATTTCTACACATAGAATTAGACGAAAATGACAGAGATGTTACGAGATTCTTTTGGTTACAGAACCCCAACAATCCGAACAGTCCATTAATAACTTACAGGTTCAAAGTAGTATTGTTTGGTGCAACCTGTTCACCCTTCATTTTGAGTGCTACATTGATGAAACACTTTAAGGAAAACCCATCTAACACATCCTCAGAACTTCTAAAGAACATATATGTAGATAACATTCTAACGAGCTTTCCAGACGAGCCATCTCTACTCAAGTTTTATACATAA
- the LOC134694474 gene encoding uncharacterized protein LOC134694474 yields the protein MRWNTKSDNILYNQRTLTENDDIPLTKREVLRQSSRIFDPLGLISPVTVTSKLFMQRLWKEKLDWDELLPSTLKEEWKFIAMEIEEATKTEISRQITPESDAQEETELHIFTDASQQAYGACAYLVKGNTSSLIITKNRVAPVKTITLPRLELMGALIGARLANYLVGFIDINKKYFWSDSQIVLSWISSTKTLPTFVSNRVKEIRKLAANSDWRYCPTDQNPADYLTRGITAKQLMNSALRIKGPKWIANKTEWPSWTRNVENCNTFSTITEEYMDAEIHVTKTSCIQIKKYSSLSKLIRITAYVLRFIRNLKTRKRERTIGILSIQEIGEAEITLIRNVQRTTFELEIDSLNPSSKHKVAIVRQLRLYLDDNGLLRCGGRLNNAPLDYNTKYPILLPTKHHFTSLIIRDMHHKNLHSGLNSTIAHIQQKFWIPRIRQCVKYHLRKCSQCNKVTGKPYRAPEPPPLPKDRLNDEYPFFVTGVNFTGALGTKGQNNIDCKTYICLFTCAATRAVHLEIVPDMKEESFMLAFRRFVAPRSLPRIMMSDNANTFKAAAQSIQQKVVERGTEWKFIPNRAPWFGGWWERFIGLTKNAIKKVLGRSFVTIDMLRTIVTEIESMLNNRPITYISTDITDPQPLTPSHLLNGRRLDSLPHQMDDIENFHNSNHSSCNKKLQRQHQLIEHFRTRWRNEYLTSLREFHRATGNNVQTIEVGDIVQVHNDSNRLMWRLAVVKELIRGKDGFIRTAIIKTDTGITNRPIVKLYPLELQGPTSENCKTHYLLRSRQK from the coding sequence ATGCGCTGGAACACAAAATctgataatattttgtataatcaaCGTACTTTGACAGAAAATGATGATATACCATTAACAAAACGAGAAGTGTTGCGCCAGTCGTCAAGAATATTTGATCCGCTTGGATTAATATCACCAGTTACTGTGACATCAAAACTCTTTATGCAAAGATTATGGAAAGAGAAGTTAGATTGGGACGAACTATTACCGAGTACTTTAAAAGAAGAATGGAAATTTATCGCTATGGAAATAGAAGAGGcaacaaaaacagaaatttcCCGCCAAATAACACCTGAATCTGATGCGCAAGAGGAGACTGAACTTCATATATTTACAGACGCAAGTCAACAAGCATATGGCGCGTGTGCCTATTTAGTTAAAGGGAACACATCTAGTCTAATCATTACAAAAAACAGAGTCGCTCCGGTAAAAACTATAACTTTGCCACGTTTGGAATTAATGGGTGCGCTGATTGGCGCCAGATTAGCAAACTATTTAGTAGGATTTATTGACataaacaagaaatatttttggAGTGACAGTCAAATAGTGTTGAGTTGGATATCGTCAACAAAAACGTTACCTACATTTGTGTCTAATCGTGTCAAAGAAATTCGAAAATTGGCCGCAAACAGTGATTGGAGATATTGCCCAACAGACCAAAACCCAGCAGATTATCTTACCCGCGGAATTACGGCAAAACAGCTCATGAATAGTGCACTTCGGATAAAGGGACCAAAATGGATCGCCAACAAGACAGAATGGCCAAGCTGGACAAGAAATGTGGAAAACTGTAACACATTTTCAACAATTACAGAGGAATATATGGACGCTGAGATACATGTAACAAAGACAAgttgtattcaaattaaaaaatatagctCGTTAAGTAAATTGATTAGAATAACAGCATATGTGTTAAGATTTATTCGTAATCTGAAGACCCGTAAAAGGGAGCGAACGATTGGAATACTCAGCATTCAAGAAATCGGAGAAGCCGAAATTACACTTATTCGTAATGTTCAGCGGACGACATTTGAACTCGAGATTGATAGTTTGAACCCATCATCGAAACATAAAGTTGCTATAGTTAGACAACTTAGACTTTATTTGGACGACAACGGATTATTACGCTGCGGAGGAAGACTAAACAACGCACCATTAGATTATAATACGAAGTATCCAATTTTGTTACCAacgaaacaccattttacgtcATTGATAATTAGAGACATGCATCACAAAAATCTACACTCTGGACTAAACAGCACAATTGCGCATATTCAGCAGAAGTTTTGGATTCCGAGAATTCGTCAATGTGTGAAATACCATCTTAGAAAATGCTCACAGTGCAATAAAGTAACAGGAAAACCTTACCGCGCACCTGAGCCACCGCCGCTTCCGAAAGATAGACTTAACGATGAATACCCTTTTTTTGTTACAGGTGTTAACTTTACAGGCGCTTTGGGTACAAAAGGACAAAATAACATTGACTGCAAAACTTATATTTGCCTGTTTACATGTGCAGCAACACGAGCAGTACATCTAGAAATTGTACCGGATATGAAAGAAGAGTCATTCATGTTAGCTTTTAGGAGATTTGTGGCACCTCGTTCACTTCCAAGAATAATGATGTCAGATAACGCTAATACATTTAAAGCTGCAGCCCAATCAATTCAACAGAAAGTGGTGGAGCGTGGAACCGAATGGAAATTTATCCCAAACAGAGCCCCATGGTTTGGTGGATGGTGGGAAAGATTTATAGGATTAACCAAAAATGCTATTAAAAAAGTATTAGGTCGATCATTTGTTACTATTGACATGCTTCGAACCATAGTGACTGAAATTGAAAGCATGCTGAATAATCGTCCGATTACGTATATATCAACAGACATAACCGACCCACAACCACTTACGCCATCACACTTACTAAACGGAAGGAGATTGGATTCGCTACCACATCAAATGGATGATATTGAAAACTTTCACAATTCTAACCATTCGTCTTGTAACAAAAAACTTCAGAGACAACATCAACTGATTGAACATTTTCGTACACGTTGGAGGAATGAATATTTAACATCTTTAAGAGAATTCCACCGTGCAACTGGTAATAACGTTCAAACTATTGAAGTAGGAGACATCGTTCAAGTTCACAACGATTCAAATAGACTTATGTGGAGGTTAGCCGTCGTGAAGGAGTTGATTCGTGGAAAAGATGGATTTATCCGCACTGCTATCATCAAAACAGATACTGGTATTACAAACCGACCAATTGTTAAATTATATCCGTTGGAATTACAAGGACCAACTAGTGAAAATTGTAAAACGCACTATTTACTTCGTTCCCGCCAAAAGTAA